In Bacteroides coprosuis DSM 18011, the following are encoded in one genomic region:
- a CDS encoding NADH-ubiquinone/plastoquinone oxidoreductase chain 6 (COGs: COG0839 NADH:ubiquinone oxidoreductase subunit 6 (chain J)~InterPro IPR001457~KEGG: bvu:BVU_1754 NADH dehydrogenase I, chain J~PFAM: NADH:ubiquinone/plastoquinone oxidoreductase, chain 6~SPTR: NADH dehydrogenase I, chain J;~IMG reference gene:2504108168~PFAM: NADH-ubiquinone/plastoquinone oxidoreductase chain 6) — translation MNITFEAVVFAVLALIIVVFSVLTVTTSRILRSATYLLFVLLGTAGIYFQLNYSFLGAVQLMVYAGGITVLYVFAILLTSSKGMNDRAEKLPKSKFWVGAITAVVSFLVCAFLILKNVFKEAMFNDVEVGMNQIGKTMLGTEKFQYLIPFELMGVLLLACVIGAIVIARKR, via the coding sequence ATGAATATTACATTCGAAGCTGTAGTATTTGCTGTTTTGGCATTGATTATTGTTGTTTTCTCAGTATTAACTGTAACAACAAGTCGTATTTTGCGTTCGGCAACCTATCTGCTTTTTGTTTTGCTTGGAACTGCGGGAATCTACTTCCAGCTTAACTACTCTTTTCTTGGGGCTGTTCAGTTAATGGTTTATGCAGGAGGAATAACAGTCTTATATGTTTTTGCAATACTCCTAACATCTAGTAAGGGTATGAACGACCGTGCAGAAAAATTACCTAAGTCTAAATTTTGGGTTGGTGCTATTACTGCAGTAGTTTCTTTTCTAGTATGTGCCTTTTTGATTCTAAAAAACGTATTTAAAGAAGCGATGTTCAACGATGTTGAAGTGGGAATGAATCAGATAGGTAAAACCATGTTGGGAACAGAAAAATTTCAATATCTCATCCCTTTTGAATTAATGGGGGTGCTATTGCTAGCTTGTGTAATTGGTGCTATTGTAATAGCTAGAAAGAGATAA
- a CDS encoding proton-translocating NADH-quinone oxidoreductase, chain M (COGs: COG1008 NADH:ubiquinone oxidoreductase subunit 4 (chain M)~InterPro IPR010227:IPR001750~KEGG: bth:BT_4059 NADH dehydrogenase I, chain M~PFAM: NADH:ubiquinone/plastoquinone oxidoreductase~PRIAM: NADH dehydrogenase (quinone)~SPTR: Putative uncharacterized protein;~TIGRFAM: NADH-quinone oxidoreductase, chain M/4~IMG reference gene:2504108165~PFAM: NADH-Ubiquinone/plastoquinone (complex I), various chains~TIGRFAM: proton-translocating NADH-quinone oxidoreductase, chain M) has product MNFLSIFVLIPLLMLLALWISRNMKQTHTVMVVGSSLLIAMSVTLTYMYLQARAAGDTSQMLFTQSIEWYKPLNICYAVGVDGISVVMLLLASVIVFTGVFASWKMKEQTKEYFLWYTLLSMGVFGFFISIDLFTMFMFYEIALIPMYLLIGVWGTGKKEYSAMKLTLMLMGASAFLLFGILGIYFGAGATSMNLLEIGGLHIPIEMQRIFFPMTFLGFGVLGALFPFHTWSPDGHASAPTAVSMLHAGVLMKLGGYGCFRVAMYLMPEAAQELSWIFLILTGISVVYGAFSACVQTDLKYINAYSSVSHCGLVLFAILMMTQTAATGAVLQMLSHGLITALFFALIGMIYGRTHTRDVRELRGLMKIMPFLSVCYVIAGLANLGLPGFSGFVAEMTIFVGSFENTDTFHRVFTILATSSIVITAVYILRLIGRSIYGEVENKSFLILTDASWDEKLSVIVLIICIVGVGSFPFFFSNIISESASTFLVQLIN; this is encoded by the coding sequence ATGAATTTTTTGTCAATATTTGTTCTGATTCCACTCCTCATGTTACTAGCCCTATGGATATCTAGGAACATGAAACAAACACATACAGTTATGGTAGTAGGTTCATCTTTACTTATTGCTATGTCTGTAACACTAACATATATGTATCTTCAAGCAAGGGCTGCGGGAGATACTTCTCAAATGTTGTTTACTCAGAGTATAGAGTGGTACAAACCATTAAATATTTGCTATGCAGTAGGGGTCGATGGCATATCAGTAGTAATGTTATTGCTTGCATCAGTTATCGTTTTTACGGGAGTGTTTGCTTCTTGGAAGATGAAAGAACAGACCAAAGAATACTTCTTATGGTACACTTTACTAAGTATGGGTGTATTTGGCTTTTTTATTAGCATAGATCTCTTTACAATGTTTATGTTTTATGAAATCGCTTTAATCCCTATGTATTTGCTAATAGGCGTATGGGGTACAGGAAAAAAAGAGTATTCAGCTATGAAACTAACTCTGATGTTGATGGGAGCATCTGCGTTTTTGCTCTTTGGAATTTTAGGGATATACTTTGGAGCAGGAGCTACTAGTATGAACTTGTTAGAAATAGGAGGTCTTCATATCCCTATAGAAATGCAAAGAATTTTCTTCCCAATGACGTTCTTGGGTTTTGGAGTACTAGGTGCTTTATTCCCATTCCATACATGGAGCCCTGATGGTCATGCTTCGGCGCCAACAGCTGTCTCTATGCTTCATGCTGGGGTATTGATGAAACTAGGAGGATATGGATGTTTCCGTGTAGCCATGTATTTAATGCCCGAAGCTGCTCAAGAACTATCATGGATATTCTTGATATTGACAGGAATTAGTGTCGTTTATGGAGCATTCTCTGCTTGTGTACAAACCGATTTGAAGTATATCAATGCTTACTCTTCAGTATCGCATTGTGGATTAGTATTATTTGCTATTCTTATGATGACACAGACAGCTGCTACTGGAGCCGTTCTTCAAATGTTATCTCATGGATTAATCACAGCATTATTTTTTGCCCTGATTGGTATGATTTATGGTCGTACTCATACTCGAGATGTCAGAGAGTTAAGAGGACTTATGAAAATCATGCCATTCCTTTCTGTTTGTTATGTGATAGCAGGTTTGGCAAACTTAGGATTACCTGGATTTAGTGGATTTGTAGCTGAAATGACCATTTTTGTGGGTTCATTTGAAAATACAGATACTTTCCATAGAGTCTTTACTATTCTAGCTACAAGTTCTATTGTAATTACTGCTGTATATATATTACGCCTAATTGGCCGATCTATTTATGGAGAAGTAGAAAACAAATCTTTTCTTATTCTTACAGATGCTAGTTGGGATGAAAAATTAAGTGTAATTGTACTCATTATTTGTATTGTAGGAGTAGGATCTTTTCCATTCTTCTTCTCCAATATTATTAGTGAAAGTGCATCTACTTTTCTTGTACAGTTAATAAATTAA
- a CDS encoding NAD(P)H-quinone oxidoreductase subunit 4L (COGs: COG0713 NADH:ubiquinone oxidoreductase subunit 11 or 4L (chain K)~HAMAP: NADH-ubiquinone oxidoreductase chain 4L/K~InterPro IPR001133~KEGG: bvu:BVU_1753 NADH dehydrogenase I chain K~PFAM: NADH-ubiquinone oxidoreductase chain 4L/K~SPTR: NADH-quinone oxidoreductase subunit K;~IMG reference gene:2504108167~PFAM: NADH-ubiquinone/plastoquinone oxidoreductase chain 4L), which yields MVPMQYYLLVSAFMLFAGIFGFFIRRNLLTILISVELILNAVDINFAVFNRFLYPENLEGMFFAIFSIGLSAVESAVAIAIIITVYRNLNNIQVGNLNKLKD from the coding sequence ATGGTACCGATGCAATATTATTTACTCGTTTCAGCTTTTATGTTGTTTGCGGGGATTTTTGGTTTCTTTATTCGTCGAAACTTACTGACTATTCTAATATCAGTTGAGTTAATATTGAATGCTGTAGATATAAACTTTGCAGTGTTTAATCGATTTCTATACCCAGAAAACTTAGAAGGGATGTTTTTTGCCATCTTTTCAATAGGGCTATCTGCTGTAGAATCTGCTGTAGCAATTGCTATTATTATTACAGTGTACCGAAACTTAAATAATATTCAGGTTGGAAATCTGAATAAACTAAAAGACTAA
- a CDS encoding proton-translocating NADH-quinone oxidoreductase, chain L (COGs: COG1009 NADH:ubiquinone oxidoreductase subunit 5 (chain L)/Multisubunit Na+/H+ antiporter MnhA subunit~InterPro IPR003945:IPR001516:IPR001750~KEGG: bfr:BF0862 NADH dehydrogenase I chain L~PFAM: NADH:ubiquinone/plastoquinone oxidoreductase; NADH:ubiquinone oxidoreductase, chain 5/L, N-terminal~PRIAM: NADH dehydrogenase (quinone)~SPTR: Putative uncharacterized protein;~TIGRFAM: NADH-plastoquinone oxidoreductase, chain 5~IMG reference gene:2504108166~PFAM: NADH-Ubiquinone oxidoreductase (complex I), chain 5 C-terminus; NADH-Ubiquinone/plastoquinone (complex I), various chains; NADH-Ubiquinone oxidoreductase (complex I), chain 5 N-terminus~TIGRFAM: proton-translocating NADH-quinone oxidoreductase, chain L) has product MEKYSTLSLLILPLFTFVFLGLLGNKIKPKVSGLIGSCMLGVTTLFAYYIAYSYFIGGTISQGIQFDFVWLPFTDTLTFNMGVLLDPISVMMLVVITTVSLMVHIYSMGYMKGEKGFQRYYAFLSLFTMSMLGLVIATNIFQMYLFWELVGVSSYLLIGFYYTKPSAIAAAKKAFIVTRFADLGFLIGILVYGFYVGSFSFDFAPYMKAIAAAGTMIPLALGLMIIGGAGKSAMFPLHIWLPDAMEGPTPVSALIHAATMVVAGVYLIARLFPLFIGFAPEVLHFAGYVGAFTALFAAVIACVQTDIKRVLAFSTISQIGFMIVALGVCTSMDPHAGGLGYMASMFHLFTHAMFKATLFLGAGAIIHAVHSNEMKDMGSLRKHMPITHITFLIACLAIAGIWPFSGFFSKDEILAATFMFSPLMGYLMTFVAGLTAFYMFRLYYNVFWGKAYETKTDAEGHAHVPHESPSSMTIPLIILTLITCIAGFIPFGKYISSDGTPYIIHIDAQVATTSLIVAVIAIIIATFMYRKSDRKVANQLERQFKGLHKAATHRFYIDEVYQFITHKVIFGCISKPIAWFDKHVIDAFFDSLAWITNQVSFKIRGLQSGNVQSYAVVFLWGAIVIFVALLFTYFGIVWLA; this is encoded by the coding sequence ATGGAAAAGTATTCAACATTATCACTGCTAATTTTGCCTCTTTTCACTTTTGTTTTCTTGGGACTTTTAGGAAATAAAATTAAGCCTAAAGTTTCGGGATTGATAGGTTCATGTATGTTGGGAGTAACTACCTTATTTGCTTACTACATTGCTTACAGCTATTTCATTGGTGGAACAATAAGTCAAGGTATACAATTTGACTTTGTTTGGCTTCCATTTACAGATACTCTAACCTTTAATATGGGAGTTTTGTTGGACCCAATATCTGTAATGATGCTTGTCGTAATCACTACGGTATCACTTATGGTTCATATATACTCCATGGGATATATGAAAGGCGAAAAAGGCTTTCAACGTTATTATGCATTCCTTTCGCTTTTTACAATGTCTATGTTGGGGCTAGTAATTGCTACAAATATTTTCCAGATGTACCTTTTCTGGGAACTTGTAGGAGTGTCAAGTTATTTGTTAATCGGGTTTTATTATACTAAGCCCTCAGCTATTGCAGCAGCGAAGAAAGCATTTATTGTAACTCGCTTTGCTGACTTAGGTTTTCTAATTGGTATTTTAGTTTATGGTTTCTATGTGGGCTCTTTCTCGTTTGATTTTGCTCCTTATATGAAAGCAATTGCAGCTGCTGGAACTATGATTCCTTTGGCATTGGGACTGATGATAATTGGTGGTGCAGGTAAGAGTGCCATGTTCCCTCTTCATATTTGGCTGCCCGATGCAATGGAAGGTCCAACACCTGTCAGTGCTTTAATTCATGCCGCCACAATGGTAGTTGCTGGTGTTTATTTAATTGCACGTCTATTTCCTCTATTCATTGGCTTTGCACCCGAAGTTTTGCACTTTGCTGGATATGTAGGAGCCTTTACAGCTTTATTTGCAGCTGTAATAGCTTGTGTTCAGACTGATATTAAGCGTGTACTTGCATTTTCTACAATCTCTCAGATCGGATTTATGATAGTTGCTTTAGGAGTTTGTACTTCTATGGATCCTCATGCAGGAGGTTTAGGTTATATGGCTTCTATGTTTCATCTGTTTACTCATGCCATGTTTAAAGCTACTTTATTCTTGGGCGCTGGAGCAATCATACATGCTGTACATTCTAATGAAATGAAAGATATGGGAAGCTTACGGAAGCATATGCCAATTACTCACATAACTTTCCTTATTGCTTGTTTAGCAATAGCAGGTATCTGGCCATTTAGTGGTTTCTTCTCAAAAGATGAGATTCTGGCTGCAACCTTTATGTTTAGCCCTTTGATGGGATATTTGATGACATTCGTTGCAGGTCTAACAGCTTTCTATATGTTCAGGTTATACTATAACGTATTCTGGGGTAAAGCATACGAAACAAAAACTGATGCAGAAGGTCATGCTCATGTACCTCATGAATCACCTTCGTCTATGACAATTCCTCTTATTATTCTAACTCTTATTACTTGTATAGCTGGCTTTATTCCTTTTGGTAAATATATCAGTAGTGATGGAACTCCTTATATCATTCATATAGACGCACAAGTTGCTACAACAAGTTTGATAGTAGCTGTTATTGCTATTATTATAGCAACATTTATGTATAGAAAAAGCGATCGAAAAGTTGCTAATCAATTGGAACGTCAATTTAAAGGATTACACAAAGCTGCAACACATCGTTTTTATATTGATGAGGTTTATCAATTTATCACTCATAAGGTAATTTTTGGATGTATTTCTAAACCCATTGCATGGTTTGATAAGCATGTCATAGATGCATTCTTTGACTCTCTTGCTTGGATAACTAATCAAGTGTCATTTAAAATAAGAGGATTGCAAAGTGGCAATGTACAGAGTTATGCTGTTGTTTTTTTATGGGGTGCAATTGTCATCTTTGTAGCTTTACTATTTACCTATTTTGGAATAGTTTGGCTTGCCTAA
- a CDS encoding NAD(P)H-quinone oxidoreductase subunit 2 (COGs: COG1007 NADH:ubiquinone oxidoreductase subunit 2 (chain N)~HAMAP: NAD(P)H-quinone oxidoreductase, subunit N/subunit 2~InterPro IPR010096:IPR001750~KEGG: bfs:BF0783 putative NADH dehydrogenase chain N~PFAM: NADH:ubiquinone/plastoquinone oxidoreductase~PRIAM: NADH dehydrogenase (quinone)~SPTR: NADH-quinone oxidoreductase subunit N;~TIGRFAM: NAD(P)H-quinone oxidoreductase, subunit N/subunit 2~IMG reference gene:2504108164~PFAM: NADH-Ubiquinone/plastoquinone (complex I), various chains~TIGRFAM: proton-translocating NADH-quinone oxidoreductase, chain N) yields the protein MDYTQLLLMRPELSLLALIVFLLLFDLFAGDKGRKYFHLITSLGLAGHIIYNFLPTAELSLCGGMYESSPIVSIVKTILAFGTLIVILQSDVWLRREDTSIRRGEFYVITLFTLLGMSYMVSAGHFLLFFIGLELASIPMSCLVAFNKYKIESVEAGAKFILLALFSSGLMLFGISYIYGTNGSLYFSDLLQSITMTPLQIMGLVFVVGGLGFKISLVPFHLWAADVYEGAPTNVTGYLSVISKAAAAFVLMTILIKAFAPLVDVWQDMMWWIIVASITIANLFAIRQNNIKRFFAFSSISQAGYIMLAAISVSAIGMSSLVYYILIYLVANLAIFGVISIVEQRSGGKVNISDYNGLYQTNPKLVFVMTLSLFSLGGIPPFAGFFSKFFVFMAAFEAGFKVLVFIALVNTIISLYYYLLIVKAMFIMPNDKPIATFKSDGYTKVSIVLCMAGVILFGIVSSIYELLSSYSFGL from the coding sequence ATGGACTATACTCAATTACTACTCATGCGCCCAGAGTTATCTCTTTTGGCTTTGATAGTTTTTCTACTATTATTTGATCTCTTTGCTGGAGATAAAGGTCGTAAGTACTTTCACCTGATAACCTCGTTAGGTTTGGCAGGGCATATAATATATAATTTCCTACCTACTGCTGAGTTGTCACTTTGTGGAGGTATGTACGAAAGCTCACCTATCGTAAGTATTGTAAAGACTATTTTAGCTTTCGGTACACTGATTGTAATTCTGCAATCAGATGTCTGGTTGAGAAGAGAAGATACTTCAATAAGGAGAGGTGAGTTCTATGTGATTACTCTGTTTACTCTTTTAGGAATGTCTTATATGGTAAGTGCGGGTCACTTCCTATTATTCTTTATTGGGTTAGAGTTGGCATCTATTCCGATGTCTTGCTTGGTGGCATTTAATAAATACAAGATAGAATCTGTTGAGGCTGGAGCTAAGTTTATTTTGTTGGCACTATTTTCTTCAGGGTTGATGCTATTTGGTATTTCTTATATTTATGGCACTAATGGTAGCTTATATTTTAGTGACTTATTGCAATCAATCACTATGACTCCTTTGCAAATTATGGGATTGGTTTTTGTTGTAGGAGGTCTAGGTTTTAAGATTTCTCTTGTGCCCTTCCATTTATGGGCAGCAGATGTATATGAAGGCGCTCCAACCAATGTAACAGGTTATCTATCTGTTATATCCAAGGCTGCTGCTGCTTTTGTGCTAATGACTATCTTAATAAAAGCATTTGCTCCATTAGTAGATGTTTGGCAAGATATGATGTGGTGGATTATTGTAGCTTCAATTACAATTGCAAACCTATTTGCTATTAGACAAAATAATATTAAACGTTTCTTTGCTTTCAGTAGTATTTCCCAAGCTGGATATATTATGTTGGCAGCTATATCTGTAAGTGCCATAGGTATGAGCTCTTTGGTCTATTATATATTAATATACTTAGTGGCTAACCTTGCTATTTTTGGTGTTATCTCTATAGTGGAACAGCGATCAGGCGGTAAAGTAAATATAAGCGATTACAATGGACTGTATCAGACCAATCCTAAATTGGTTTTTGTTATGACATTGTCTCTATTCTCTTTAGGAGGAATCCCTCCTTTTGCAGGATTCTTTAGTAAGTTCTTTGTTTTCATGGCTGCATTTGAAGCTGGATTCAAAGTGTTAGTATTTATAGCTTTAGTTAATACCATTATATCACTGTATTACTACTTGTTAATTGTAAAAGCAATGTTCATTATGCCCAATGATAAACCTATTGCCACATTTAAAAGTGATGGATATACAAAGGTTAGCATTGTGTTATGTATGGCTGGTGTAATATTATTTGGTATAGTAAGCTCTATTTATGAATTGCTGAGTTCATATAGTTTTGGGCTATAA
- a CDS encoding 4Fe-4S ferredoxin iron-sulfur binding domain-containing protein (COGs: COG1143 Formate hydrogenlyase subunit 6/NADH:ubiquinone oxidoreductase 23 kD subunit (chain I)~InterPro IPR001450~KEGG: bvu:BVU_1755 NADH dehydrogenase I chain I~PFAM: 4Fe-4S binding domain~SPTR: NADH-quinone oxidoreductase subunit I;~IMG reference gene:2504108169~PFAM: 4Fe-4S binding domain~TIGRFAM: NADH-quinone oxidoreductase, chain I) — protein MNREMGNKKSYIQKIISAISSLTTGMRVTLKEFFTPKVTQCYPENRETLVIPERFRGTLEMPHDEDGNNKCIACGLCQNACPNGTIEVISEMVVDEETGKKKKKLVDYKYNLGSCMYCNLCVDVCPTKAIRFNNKFEHAVFDKTVLELKLNKKN, from the coding sequence ATGAATAGAGAAATGGGAAATAAAAAATCATATATACAGAAAATTATATCAGCTATAAGCTCTCTCACAACAGGAATGAGGGTTACATTGAAAGAGTTCTTTACTCCTAAAGTAACACAATGTTATCCTGAAAATAGAGAAACCTTAGTTATTCCCGAAAGATTTCGTGGAACATTAGAGATGCCTCACGATGAAGATGGTAATAATAAGTGCATTGCTTGTGGGTTATGCCAGAATGCTTGTCCTAATGGAACAATTGAGGTAATATCAGAAATGGTTGTTGATGAGGAAACAGGAAAGAAGAAAAAGAAACTTGTAGATTATAAATACAACCTAGGTTCATGCATGTATTGCAATTTATGTGTAGATGTGTGTCCTACCAAGGCTATTCGCTTTAATAACAAATTTGAACATGCTGTGTTCGATAAAACAGTATTAGAGTTGAAGCTGAATAAAAAGAATTGA
- a CDS encoding NADH dehydrogenase (ubiquinone) (COGs: COG1252 NADH dehydrogenase FAD-containing subunit~InterPro IPR013027~KEGG: bfs:BF1612 putative NADH dehydrogenase, FAD-containing subunit~PFAM: FAD-dependent pyridine nucleotide-disulphide oxidoreductase~PRIAM: NADH dehydrogenase (ubiquinone)~SPTR: Putative uncharacterized protein;~IMG reference gene:2504108163~PFAM: Pyridine nucleotide-disulphide oxidoreductase): MSVNIPRSLKKRVVVVGGGFAGLELVNRFKKSDFQVVLIDQNNFHQFLPLIYQVASAGLEPSSISFPFRKLFHNRKDFYFRMAEVRGVNAERKILQTSIGKLHYDYLILAAGSVSNFFGNKSIEEKAIPMKTMQEALGLRSTLLSNFERALTCATQEERDELLNIVIVGGGATGVEIAGALSEMKRFVFPKDYPDMSPDLLNIHLVEASSRLLGGMSEKSSANAAKYLQKMGVHIMLNTRLEEYENNTAKLSDGSSISTRSLIWVSGVSASPIKYIDGDHLGRGKRIIVNEYNAVKGLQDVFCIGDQCIQMTDSKYPNGHPQLAQVAIQQARNLAENIKHKESNKGLTPFKYKDYGSMATVGRKKAVADLGKCNVGGWTAWAMWLVVHLKSILGVRNKIIVLLNWMWNYITYDKSLRFIFYAKKTHAIKEREQADATTHLGENLFDPNLDESKFQ, translated from the coding sequence ATGAGTGTTAATATTCCTAGAAGCCTAAAGAAAAGAGTTGTTGTTGTTGGAGGGGGATTTGCTGGCTTGGAACTAGTCAATCGGTTTAAAAAATCAGACTTCCAAGTAGTCTTAATAGACCAAAATAACTTTCACCAGTTTTTACCTTTAATTTATCAGGTAGCAAGTGCTGGTTTAGAGCCAAGTTCTATTTCGTTCCCTTTTAGAAAGCTATTTCATAATAGGAAGGATTTCTATTTTAGAATGGCAGAAGTACGAGGAGTAAATGCTGAGCGCAAAATACTACAGACCTCTATTGGCAAACTACACTATGATTATTTGATTTTAGCCGCTGGTTCTGTATCAAACTTTTTTGGGAATAAAAGTATTGAGGAAAAAGCCATTCCTATGAAAACTATGCAAGAGGCTTTGGGATTGCGTAGTACTCTACTATCAAACTTTGAACGGGCACTTACTTGTGCTACTCAAGAAGAGAGAGATGAGCTTTTAAATATTGTTATTGTTGGTGGTGGTGCAACTGGAGTAGAAATTGCGGGAGCTCTTTCTGAGATGAAGCGTTTTGTTTTTCCGAAAGATTACCCCGATATGTCTCCAGATTTGTTGAATATACACCTAGTAGAAGCCTCAAGCCGACTATTGGGTGGTATGTCTGAGAAATCCTCAGCAAATGCTGCAAAATATCTTCAAAAGATGGGGGTTCATATCATGTTGAATACTCGTTTGGAAGAATATGAAAATAATACAGCAAAATTAAGTGATGGTTCATCTATATCTACTCGTTCTTTGATATGGGTAAGTGGTGTTTCTGCAAGCCCAATAAAATATATTGATGGAGATCATTTAGGAAGGGGTAAGCGAATTATTGTAAATGAATACAATGCGGTTAAAGGTCTCCAAGATGTATTTTGTATTGGAGATCAGTGTATTCAAATGACTGATTCTAAATATCCAAATGGGCACCCTCAGTTGGCACAAGTAGCTATTCAACAGGCTCGGAACTTAGCTGAAAATATAAAGCATAAAGAATCTAATAAGGGTTTGACACCCTTTAAATATAAAGATTATGGGTCTATGGCCACTGTAGGTAGAAAAAAAGCAGTTGCCGATTTAGGTAAATGTAATGTAGGTGGCTGGACAGCTTGGGCAATGTGGCTAGTTGTCCACCTCAAGTCTATCCTTGGAGTCAGAAATAAAATTATAGTACTACTCAATTGGATGTGGAACTATATTACTTACGATAAATCATTGCGATTTATATTTTATGCTAAAAAAACACATGCAATTAAAGAACGCGAACAAGCAGACGCTACAACTCATCTAGGTGAAAATCTTTTTGATCCAAACTTAGATGAAAGTAAATTTCAATAA